A portion of the Corynebacterium ammoniagenes DSM 20306 genome contains these proteins:
- a CDS encoding imidazolonepropionase (catalyzes the hydrolysis of 4-imidazolone-5-propionate to N-formimidoyl-L-glutamate, the third step in the histidine degradation pathway) has product MMKLFTNISELRTVSDAGTLQNAALVEDDGVIQWVGHPSFVPADYAAAETIDCGNRAVLPGWVDSHTHMIFDGNRAEEFEARMAGSDYAAGGIAVTMEATRSAGAQRLEQLLVERISAGHAGGTTTFETKTGYGLNTESELEAAQVAARHADDVTFLGAHLVPPGADAEEYVSEVVGPMLEQVSPHVSWIDVFCERGAFNEEQSRRVLEAGKKAGLGLRVHGNQLGDGPGVQLAVALGAASVDHVNYLTDEDVQALASSDTVATMLPACDLSTRQPLVEARRLIDAGATVAIASNLNPGTSFTSSMNYCVTTAVLQQYMSLDEAIEAATLGGAKALRRHAVTSEGATSDGATSGLDAQGRPAKGQLIVGAACDLHILDAENAINLAYRPGMPMTYQTWRAGEKVFG; this is encoded by the coding sequence ATCATGAAGCTATTTACCAATATCTCTGAACTTCGCACCGTGTCCGACGCCGGAACCCTCCAAAACGCTGCTTTGGTCGAAGACGATGGTGTGATCCAGTGGGTGGGCCACCCCAGCTTCGTGCCCGCTGACTACGCGGCGGCCGAAACCATCGACTGCGGCAACCGCGCCGTGCTGCCCGGCTGGGTGGATTCGCACACGCACATGATTTTTGACGGCAACCGCGCCGAAGAATTCGAAGCACGCATGGCTGGTTCTGATTACGCCGCTGGTGGCATTGCCGTAACGATGGAAGCGACCCGCTCGGCCGGTGCGCAGCGCTTGGAACAACTCCTAGTGGAGCGTATTTCCGCAGGCCATGCTGGCGGTACTACGACTTTTGAAACAAAGACCGGATATGGGCTCAACACCGAGTCTGAGCTGGAAGCAGCCCAGGTTGCCGCACGCCACGCTGATGACGTGACCTTTTTGGGCGCCCACCTGGTACCACCAGGAGCAGATGCCGAAGAATACGTCAGCGAAGTAGTAGGCCCCATGCTGGAGCAAGTCAGCCCACACGTGTCGTGGATTGATGTGTTTTGTGAGCGCGGCGCGTTCAACGAAGAGCAATCGCGCCGGGTCTTAGAGGCCGGGAAGAAAGCCGGGCTGGGCTTGCGCGTGCATGGCAATCAGCTTGGCGATGGCCCCGGGGTCCAGCTTGCAGTAGCCTTAGGCGCCGCATCCGTGGACCACGTCAACTACCTCACCGACGAGGATGTCCAGGCACTCGCGTCCTCGGACACCGTGGCCACCATGTTGCCTGCCTGTGACCTATCGACGAGGCAGCCATTGGTGGAAGCACGCCGGCTTATCGATGCCGGGGCGACCGTGGCGATTGCCTCTAACCTGAATCCGGGCACTAGCTTTACCTCGTCGATGAACTATTGCGTCACCACCGCGGTGTTGCAGCAGTACATGAGCTTGGATGAAGCAATTGAGGCCGCGACCTTGGGTGGTGCGAAAGCGCTGCGCCGTCACGCGGTCACAAGCGAGGGCGCTACCAGCGATGGTGCCACCAGTGGGCTTGATGCGCAGGGTCGCCCGGCGAAAGGCCAGCTGATTGTCGGGGCTGCGTGTGACCTACACATTCTAGATGCTGAAAACGCCATCAATTTGGCCTACCGTCCCGGCATGCCCATGACCTATCAGACCTGGCGGGCAGGGGAGAAGGTCTTCGGCTAG
- a CDS encoding urocanate hydratase translates to MSESRVVRAPRGTELNAKSWQTEAPLRMLMNNLDPEVAERPEDLVVYGGTGKAARNWESFDAIVDTLKDLEADETLLVQSGKPVGVWKTNEWAPRVLLANSNLVGDWANWEHFRKLEDEGLMMYGQMTAGSWIYIATQGILQGTYETFGAIARKRFNDTLAGTFTLTGGCGGMGGAQPLAVTLNGGAVLIVDVEESRLKRRQSKRYLDEVTTDIDEALRLVLEAKEEKRALSVGLVGNAAEVFPEILRRHQAGEFTVDIVTDQTSAHDPLSYLPTEISVEDWHAEAKADPETFTKKARESMAAQVQAMVEFQDAGAEVFDYGNSIRDEARHAGYTRAFEFPGFVPAYIRPLFCEGLGPFRWAALSGDPEDIKVTDAALKELFPDNEHLHKWLDAAEEYVEFEGLPARICWLGYDERHKAGLLFNDLVREGQISAPIAIGRDHLDSGSVASPYRETEAMLDGTDAVADWPLLNAMTAVSSGATWVSIHHGGGVGMGRSIHAGQVSVADGTDLAAAKLRAVLTNDPGMGVIRHVDAGYNRAKEVADERGVRIPMQFHSRED, encoded by the coding sequence ATGTCTGAATCACGCGTTGTCCGCGCGCCCCGCGGCACCGAACTCAATGCTAAAAGCTGGCAAACCGAAGCGCCCTTGCGCATGCTGATGAACAACCTCGACCCGGAAGTTGCCGAACGCCCCGAAGACCTTGTGGTCTATGGCGGCACCGGCAAAGCTGCCCGCAACTGGGAATCTTTTGACGCGATTGTCGACACGCTGAAAGACCTCGAAGCCGATGAAACCTTGCTGGTGCAATCTGGCAAACCAGTTGGCGTGTGGAAGACCAATGAATGGGCACCTCGCGTGCTGCTTGCCAATTCCAACTTGGTCGGCGACTGGGCGAATTGGGAGCACTTTCGCAAGCTCGAAGACGAGGGCTTGATGATGTACGGGCAGATGACCGCGGGATCGTGGATTTATATTGCGACCCAAGGCATCTTGCAAGGCACCTATGAAACCTTCGGCGCGATTGCCCGCAAGCGTTTTAATGACACCCTGGCTGGTACTTTCACCTTGACTGGTGGCTGCGGCGGCATGGGTGGTGCGCAACCTTTGGCTGTGACGCTCAATGGTGGTGCCGTGCTTATCGTGGATGTGGAAGAATCACGGCTCAAGCGCCGTCAGTCCAAGCGCTACCTGGATGAAGTCACCACGGATATTGATGAGGCGCTGCGTTTGGTCCTGGAAGCCAAGGAAGAAAAGCGTGCCCTGTCGGTCGGCTTGGTGGGCAATGCCGCTGAGGTATTCCCGGAAATTCTCCGCCGCCATCAAGCGGGGGAATTTACCGTGGATATTGTCACCGACCAAACCTCCGCGCACGATCCGCTGAGCTACTTGCCGACGGAAATCAGCGTCGAGGATTGGCACGCCGAAGCCAAGGCGGATCCGGAAACCTTTACCAAAAAGGCACGCGAATCCATGGCGGCGCAGGTCCAAGCCATGGTGGAATTCCAGGATGCTGGGGCAGAGGTCTTTGACTACGGAAATTCCATCCGCGATGAAGCCCGCCACGCTGGCTATACCCGTGCTTTTGAATTCCCCGGATTTGTGCCCGCCTACATCCGCCCCCTGTTTTGTGAAGGACTTGGGCCTTTCCGCTGGGCAGCGCTCTCTGGCGACCCGGAAGATATCAAAGTCACCGACGCGGCCTTAAAAGAACTCTTCCCAGATAATGAGCATCTGCATAAGTGGCTCGATGCGGCAGAAGAGTATGTGGAATTTGAAGGTCTGCCAGCACGTATTTGCTGGTTGGGCTACGACGAGCGCCACAAGGCTGGCCTGCTCTTTAATGACCTGGTGCGCGAAGGCCAGATTTCCGCCCCGATTGCTATTGGCCGTGACCACCTAGATTCCGGTTCCGTGGCCTCGCCCTATCGTGAAACCGAAGCCATGCTTGATGGCACTGACGCCGTTGCGGACTGGCCACTGCTCAATGCCATGACCGCGGTGTCTTCTGGTGCGACTTGGGTATCCATCCACCACGGCGGTGGCGTGGGCATGGGCCGTTCCATCCACGCCGGGCAAGTCTCCGTTGCCGATGGCACGGACTTAGCTGCCGCGAAGCTGCGCGCAGTGTTGACCAATGACCCCGGCATGGGTGTTATCCGCCACGTGGATGCTGGCTATAACCGCGCCAAAGAAGTCGCTGATGAGCGCGGCGTGCGCATTCCCATGCAGTTTCATTCGCGCGAAGACTAA
- the hutH gene encoding histidine ammonia-lyase, translating to MSRIYPQTVTVGIGALSIEEVVAVARYGAQVEIAPESLEAIAATRERIDELAQDPTPVYGISTGFGALARRHIPEEKRAQLQLSLVRSHAAGSGPEVETEVIRALMLLRLSTLCTGRTGVRPVVAQTYAAALNAKIHPIVHEYGSLGCSGDLAPLAHCALALLGEGPVRVDGGKIVDASEALAAAGIEPLALKEKEGLALINGTDGMLGMLCLAIADLREVAKVADIATAMTVEGLLGTLAVFADDLQQLRPHPGQAASARNIRTVAEGSKILDAAFDNFQKTQVQDAYSVRCAPQVAGGFRDTVDHAALVAGRELASAIDNPVVALDGRVTSNGNFHGAPVAYVLDFLAVVTADVASMSERRTDRFLDVARNRGLNAFLADDPGVDSGHMIAQYTQAGIVSELKRLAAPASADSIPSSAMQEDHVSMGWAAGRKLRKAIDGMQRVLAIEVLTAARAISQRVTALETGSVAELAAPGTAAVVNAVREKVQAPGPDQFLAPDIEEAVQLVQSGALVAAVEKSIGTLD from the coding sequence ATGTCGCGTATATATCCGCAGACCGTTACCGTTGGAATCGGTGCGCTTTCTATCGAAGAGGTTGTTGCTGTTGCCCGGTATGGCGCGCAGGTAGAGATTGCTCCTGAATCCTTAGAAGCGATCGCTGCAACACGCGAGCGCATTGACGAGCTTGCCCAAGATCCGACGCCGGTATATGGAATTTCCACCGGATTTGGTGCGCTGGCACGCCGGCACATTCCGGAGGAAAAGCGTGCACAGCTGCAATTATCGCTGGTGCGCTCCCACGCCGCTGGCTCGGGGCCAGAGGTAGAAACAGAAGTCATTCGCGCGCTTATGCTGCTGCGTTTGTCCACGCTGTGTACCGGACGCACCGGCGTGCGCCCAGTTGTTGCCCAGACGTATGCCGCGGCACTGAATGCGAAAATCCACCCAATTGTGCACGAGTACGGCTCCTTGGGCTGCTCTGGTGATTTAGCGCCACTGGCGCATTGTGCGCTGGCGTTGTTGGGTGAAGGTCCGGTGCGTGTGGATGGCGGAAAGATCGTCGATGCCAGCGAAGCACTGGCCGCGGCCGGGATTGAGCCGCTGGCGTTGAAAGAAAAAGAAGGCTTGGCGCTTATCAATGGCACCGACGGCATGCTGGGCATGCTGTGTTTGGCCATTGCTGATCTGCGGGAAGTAGCAAAGGTGGCTGATATTGCCACGGCGATGACCGTGGAAGGGCTATTGGGAACACTCGCGGTCTTTGCCGATGACTTGCAGCAGCTGCGCCCGCACCCGGGCCAGGCGGCATCGGCGCGCAATATTCGCACCGTTGCTGAAGGTTCGAAGATTTTGGATGCGGCCTTCGACAATTTTCAAAAGACACAAGTTCAAGATGCCTATTCCGTACGCTGTGCGCCGCAGGTCGCCGGTGGTTTCCGCGATACTGTGGATCACGCAGCGCTGGTGGCAGGACGCGAATTGGCCTCGGCGATTGATAATCCCGTCGTGGCCCTAGATGGCCGCGTGACCTCCAATGGCAATTTTCATGGCGCACCCGTGGCCTATGTCCTCGACTTTTTGGCGGTTGTCACCGCGGATGTGGCCTCCATGTCAGAACGGCGCACCGACCGCTTTTTGGATGTCGCGCGGAACCGTGGTCTCAATGCTTTTCTCGCCGATGACCCGGGCGTGGATTCCGGTCATATGATTGCGCAGTACACCCAGGCTGGCATTGTCTCCGAGCTCAAGCGCTTGGCGGCGCCGGCGTCGGCGGATTCCATTCCGTCGTCGGCGATGCAAGAAGACCATGTATCCATGGGCTGGGCTGCTGGCCGCAAGCTGCGCAAGGCCATCGATGGGATGCAACGCGTCTTAGCCATCGAAGTCTTAACCGCCGCGCGAGCAATTAGCCAGCGAGTCACCGCATTGGAGACGGGATCGGTAGCGGAGCTGGCAGCACCGGGAACGGCGGCAGTAGTCAATGCTGTGCGCGAGAAGGTGCAAGCGCCTGGCCCGGATCAGTTCTTGGCGCCAGATATTGAAGAAGCAGTCCAGCTTGTTCAATCAGGGGCGTTGGTTGCGGCGGTGGAAAAGAGCATCGGCACGCTGGACTAA
- a CDS encoding GntR family transcriptional regulator has translation MSLEKLGGQTRVSDRAFDALYTAIMHGELDAGRRLQVRELADSLGTSMMPVREALNRLEELGLVENLPYRGAVVKTFSLEELLEIYSVRRLLESQAVTLGVKNIEDQDIAELDRQLGQIREMLQAENSAGFLDAEEAMLSCVFNRAGNQTLVAFIRTLWARSRYYKLLGVKDIFAKDNVAVLYDEAATFVAAATARDSEGTLSALHASLDRAEHGIRANLQ, from the coding sequence GCTCTCTATACCGCCATCATGCACGGCGAGTTGGATGCGGGCCGCCGCCTGCAAGTTCGGGAGTTGGCGGATTCTCTGGGCACGTCCATGATGCCGGTGCGCGAAGCCTTAAACCGTTTAGAAGAGCTGGGTTTAGTAGAAAACCTGCCCTATCGGGGAGCGGTGGTCAAGACTTTTTCTTTGGAAGAGCTCTTGGAGATTTATTCGGTGCGCAGGTTGCTCGAGTCGCAGGCTGTGACCTTGGGTGTGAAAAACATTGAGGACCAGGACATCGCTGAGCTTGATAGGCAGTTAGGCCAGATTCGCGAGATGTTGCAGGCGGAAAATTCCGCTGGGTTTTTAGATGCGGAAGAAGCTATGTTGAGCTGCGTGTTCAATCGCGCCGGCAACCAAACACTCGTGGCTTTTATCCGCACCTTGTGGGCGCGCTCGCGCTACTACAAGCTGCTGGGAGTAAAAGATATCTTCGCTAAAGACAATGTCGCAGTGCTTTACGATGAAGCCGCGACGTTCGTCGCAGCAGCCACCGCCCGTGATAGCGAAGGGACATTATCGGCGCTGCACGCCTCGTTAGATCGGGCGGAGCACGGTATTCGCGCCAATCTGCAATAG